In a genomic window of Pseudomonas putida:
- the flgK gene encoding flagellar hook-associated protein FlgK, whose translation MSLLNIGMSGLSASHASLVTTGNNISNVDTVGYSRQQTVQNSKNSIQYGNVFIGTGTTLADVRRVYNSYLDSQLQTTTSLNSDAQAYLGQATQVDKLLSDSGTGVTKSLQAFFSSLQTLAANSNDNAARQALLTNAQGLSSRFNAISKQLTQQNTYINDQLGSMADQVNKLASTVAAYNKKIAEVSGSGGTPNELLDQRNETVRQLSELVGVQVTDTEGRLDIYLGSGQPLVVGDTVNKLRVAPDPADPTRSSIIMDRNGSSIDITNVMTGGEMGGLVRYRNEVLTPAVNGLGRIAMVVADQVNKQLGQGLDQNGNFGAALFNNINSAAAISQRSIANGNNNPASGNLNVTINDTSKVQASDYQVTITATGYNVRRLSDNTDMGNFAFATPPAAQPVIDGFSLSINSGTVAAGDSFKITPTRSSAADMTTVMTDTKTLATSAPLTSTKASGNDGTGAVSQPSLSTALDIYDPVQRLEVQGAVKASMPVRLVMTSANAYEVFDSKGTSIGTGSIVPGQNNDLNIAVPYTDAGGNAKSFSVAMTISGSPASGDSFNIGMTAADSTDNRNAQALLGLQSKATVGATATSPGVSFTDAYGGLVTTVGSLTKQGQLDATATDTIMTGARDARDSLSGVDLDEEAGNLTKYQQYYTASSQIIKTAQEIFSTLINAL comes from the coding sequence ATGAGTTTGCTCAACATCGGAATGTCGGGTTTGTCCGCCAGTCACGCCTCGTTGGTGACTACCGGTAATAACATTTCCAACGTCGACACTGTCGGGTACTCCCGCCAACAAACCGTACAGAACAGCAAGAACTCGATTCAGTACGGCAACGTCTTCATCGGCACCGGCACCACGCTGGCCGATGTGCGCCGGGTGTACAACAGCTACCTCGATTCGCAATTGCAGACCACCACTTCGCTCAACAGTGACGCCCAGGCGTATCTGGGGCAGGCCACCCAGGTGGACAAGTTGCTGTCCGACAGCGGTACCGGTGTGACCAAATCCCTGCAGGCGTTTTTCTCGTCCCTGCAAACCCTGGCCGCCAACTCCAACGACAACGCCGCGCGCCAGGCGTTGCTGACCAATGCCCAGGGCTTGAGCAGCCGCTTCAATGCGATCTCCAAGCAGCTGACCCAGCAGAACACCTACATCAACGATCAATTGGGTTCGATGGCCGACCAGGTCAACAAACTGGCGTCGACCGTCGCGGCCTACAACAAGAAAATCGCCGAAGTCAGCGGTTCGGGTGGCACACCCAACGAGCTGCTGGATCAGCGCAACGAAACTGTTCGCCAGCTCAGCGAGCTGGTGGGTGTTCAGGTCACTGACACCGAAGGTCGCCTCGACATTTACCTGGGCAGCGGCCAGCCACTGGTGGTCGGCGATACCGTCAATAAACTGCGTGTGGCGCCGGACCCGGCCGACCCGACCCGTTCCTCGATCATCATGGATCGCAACGGCTCGTCGATCGACATCACCAACGTGATGACCGGCGGCGAAATGGGCGGCCTGGTGCGTTATCGCAACGAAGTGCTGACCCCTGCGGTCAATGGCCTGGGGCGTATCGCCATGGTCGTGGCCGATCAGGTCAACAAGCAGTTGGGCCAGGGCCTGGATCAGAACGGTAACTTCGGCGCGGCACTGTTCAACAACATCAACAGTGCGGCGGCCATCAGCCAGCGCAGCATCGCCAACGGCAACAACAACCCGGCTTCCGGCAACCTGAACGTCACGATCAATGACACCAGCAAGGTGCAGGCCAGCGACTATCAGGTGACCATCACGGCCACCGGCTACAACGTGCGTCGCCTGTCGGACAACACCGACATGGGTAACTTCGCCTTTGCCACGCCGCCTGCCGCGCAACCGGTCATCGATGGTTTCAGCCTGAGCATCAACTCCGGCACCGTCGCTGCCGGCGACAGCTTCAAGATCACCCCGACCCGCAGTTCCGCCGCGGACATGACCACGGTCATGACCGACACCAAGACCCTGGCCACATCCGCTCCGCTGACGTCCACCAAGGCGTCCGGCAATGACGGTACCGGTGCGGTCAGCCAGCCGAGCCTGAGCACGGCCCTGGATATTTATGACCCGGTGCAGCGCCTGGAAGTGCAGGGCGCGGTCAAGGCTTCGATGCCGGTACGCCTGGTGATGACCAGCGCCAATGCCTACGAAGTGTTCGACTCCAAGGGCACCAGCATCGGCACTGGCAGCATCGTGCCTGGCCAGAACAACGACCTGAACATCGCCGTGCCTTACACCGATGCCGGTGGCAACGCCAAATCCTTCAGCGTGGCGATGACCATCAGCGGCAGCCCGGCGTCGGGCGACAGCTTCAACATCGGCATGACGGCGGCGGACAGCACCGACAACCGCAACGCCCAGGCTTTGCTCGGCCTGCAGTCGAAAGCCACTGTCGGTGCGACCGCCACCAGCCCGGGTGTCAGCTTCACCGATGCCTATGGCGGCCTGGTGACGACCGTGGGCTCCCTGACCAAGCAAGGCCAGCTGGATGCCACCGCCACCGACACCATCATGACCGGTGCGCGCGACGCCCGTGATTCGCTGTCGGGGG
- the flgJ gene encoding flagellar assembly peptidoglycan hydrolase FlgJ translates to MDMYKSGRVSSSDSGSYSDLNRLNQLKVGDKNSDANMRKVAQEFESLFLGEMLKSMRSATEALGKDNPMNTPEAKQYQEMYDQQLAVSMSREGGGIGLADVLMRQMSKNKPLAPGEAAANSAAKQEVARAAAQTPVAAGTVATNGPLSRVNGERPLWASRSVHAPSGEGTHRNDMELINQRRLALPPKLADRLLAGLVPSATTNANTTVAAVNKTPLPERFATNGSGALYNGDWLANAQAATNGPLQIQGRAIAQIPLAPPKKAFSSADEFVNTMLPMAKEAADRIGVDPRYLVAQAALETGWGKSVMRAQDGSSSHNLFGIKAGNSWKGDSARAITSEFRNGQMVKETAEFRSYDSYKDSFHDLVTLLQSNNRYQDVVKSADNPEQFVRELQKAGYATDPNYASKISQIARQMTSYQNYAAAGATTTPL, encoded by the coding sequence ATGGATATGTACAAGAGCGGTCGGGTCAGCAGCAGCGATTCGGGTTCGTATTCCGACTTGAACCGGTTGAACCAGCTCAAGGTCGGCGACAAGAACAGCGACGCGAACATGCGCAAGGTGGCGCAGGAGTTCGAGTCGCTGTTTCTCGGCGAGATGCTCAAGTCCATGCGTTCGGCCACCGAAGCGCTGGGCAAGGACAACCCGATGAACACGCCGGAGGCCAAGCAGTACCAGGAAATGTACGACCAGCAACTGGCCGTTTCCATGTCCCGCGAGGGCGGCGGTATCGGTCTGGCGGACGTGCTGATGCGCCAGATGTCGAAGAACAAACCGCTGGCGCCGGGCGAGGCCGCGGCCAATTCCGCGGCCAAGCAGGAAGTCGCCAGGGCTGCCGCGCAAACGCCGGTGGCGGCGGGCACGGTGGCCACCAACGGTCCGCTGTCGCGGGTCAATGGCGAGCGTCCGTTGTGGGCTTCGCGTTCGGTCCACGCGCCGAGTGGCGAGGGCACGCACCGCAATGACATGGAGCTGATCAATCAGCGTCGGCTGGCCTTGCCGCCGAAGTTGGCGGATCGACTGCTCGCGGGGCTGGTGCCTTCGGCAACGACAAACGCCAATACCACGGTTGCAGCGGTCAACAAGACCCCGTTGCCGGAGCGCTTCGCTACCAACGGTTCCGGCGCCCTGTATAACGGCGACTGGCTGGCGAACGCGCAAGCGGCGACCAATGGCCCCCTGCAGATCCAGGGCCGCGCCATTGCACAAATTCCGCTGGCGCCGCCGAAGAAAGCCTTCAGCTCGGCCGACGAGTTCGTCAACACCATGCTGCCGATGGCCAAGGAAGCCGCCGACCGCATTGGCGTCGATCCGCGTTACCTGGTGGCTCAGGCCGCACTGGAAACCGGCTGGGGCAAATCGGTGATGCGCGCCCAGGACGGCAGCAGCAGTCACAACCTGTTCGGCATCAAGGCCGGCAACAGCTGGAAGGGTGATTCGGCGCGCGCGATCACCAGCGAATTCAGGAATGGCCAGATGGTCAAGGAGACGGCGGAGTTCCGCTCCTACGATTCTTACAAGGACAGCTTCCATGACCTTGTGACGCTGCTGCAAAGCAACAATCGCTATCAAGATGTCGTGAAGTCGGCCGATAACCCGGAACAGTTTGTACGCGAGTTGCAAAAGGCCGGTTATGCGACCGACCCGAACTACGCGAGCAAGATTTCGCAGATAGCCAGGCAGATGACGAGTTACCAAAACTACGCCGCGGCGGGCGCCACCACGACGCCTCTATAG
- a CDS encoding flagellar basal body P-ring protein FlgI yields the protein MLNFKSLMMAAVMLSAAFNAHAERLKDIASISGVRSNQLIGYGLVVGLNGTGDQTTQTPFTLQTFNNMLSQFGIKVPPGSGNVQLKNVAAVSVSADLPAFAKPGQQIDITVSSIGNSKSLRGGTLLLTPLKGIDGNVYAVAQGNLVVGGFDAEGRDGSKITVNVPSAGRIPGGASVERSVPSGFNQGNSLTLNLNRSDFTTAKRIVDKINDMLGPGVAQAIDGGSIRVTAPLDPSQRVDYLSVLENLEIDPGQAVAKVIINSRTGTIVIGQNVKVSPAAVTHGSLTVTITEDPIVSQPGPLSNGQTAVVPRSRVNAQQEAKPMFKFGPGTTLDEIVRAVNQVGAAPGDLMAILEALKQAGALQADLIVI from the coding sequence ATGTTGAATTTCAAAAGCCTCATGATGGCCGCCGTTATGTTGTCGGCGGCCTTCAACGCACACGCCGAACGGCTGAAGGACATCGCCAGCATTTCCGGCGTGCGTTCCAACCAGTTGATCGGTTATGGCCTGGTGGTCGGGCTTAACGGTACCGGTGACCAGACGACCCAGACGCCGTTCACCCTGCAGACCTTCAACAACATGCTCTCGCAGTTCGGCATCAAGGTGCCGCCGGGTTCGGGCAACGTGCAGTTGAAAAACGTCGCGGCGGTGTCGGTCAGTGCCGATTTGCCGGCGTTCGCCAAGCCCGGTCAGCAGATCGACATCACCGTTTCCTCCATCGGCAACTCCAAGAGCCTGCGCGGCGGTACGTTGCTGCTGACGCCGCTCAAGGGTATCGACGGCAACGTCTACGCCGTGGCCCAGGGCAACCTGGTGGTCGGCGGCTTCGACGCTGAAGGTCGCGACGGTTCGAAGATCACGGTCAACGTGCCATCGGCCGGTCGTATCCCTGGCGGTGCGTCGGTCGAGCGGTCGGTGCCGAGCGGTTTCAACCAGGGCAACAGCCTGACCCTGAACCTCAACCGTTCCGACTTCACCACGGCCAAGCGCATCGTCGACAAGATCAACGACATGCTCGGCCCGGGCGTGGCCCAGGCCATCGATGGCGGTTCGATTCGCGTGACCGCGCCGCTGGACCCGAGCCAGCGTGTCGACTACCTGTCGGTGCTGGAAAACCTCGAAATCGATCCGGGCCAGGCGGTGGCGAAAGTCATCATCAACTCCCGTACCGGCACCATCGTGATCGGCCAGAACGTCAAGGTTTCGCCGGCCGCCGTGACCCACGGCAGCCTGACCGTGACCATTACCGAAGACCCGATTGTCAGCCAGCCAGGCCCGCTGTCCAACGGGCAGACGGCGGTCGTACCGCGTTCGCGGGTCAACGCCCAGCAGGAAGCCAAGCCGATGTTCAAGTTCGGCCCCGGGACCACCCTCGACGAAATCGTGCGTGCGGTGAACCAGGTCGGCGCGGCGCCAGGTGACTTGATGGCGATCCTCGAAGCACTGAAACAGGCCGGCGCGCTGCAGGCCGACCTGATCGTGATCTGA
- the flgH gene encoding flagellar basal body L-ring protein FlgH has protein sequence MKRFVSVLALSGITALAGCVPATPKPNDPYYAPVLPRTPLPAAANNGSIYQAGFEQNLYGDRKAFRVGDIITITLNEKTQASKNANSQVAKNSKTGIGLTSLFGSTPNTNNPFGSGDLSLEASYQGDRATKGDSKAAQGNTLTGSITVTVADVLPNGIIAVRGEKWMTLNTGDELVRIAGLVRADDISTDNTVSSTRVADARITYSGTGSFADASQPGWFDRFFLSPLFPF, from the coding sequence ATGAAACGCTTCGTCTCTGTTCTGGCATTGAGTGGGATCACCGCGCTCGCAGGTTGCGTACCGGCGACGCCCAAGCCCAATGACCCTTACTACGCGCCGGTACTGCCGCGAACGCCGCTGCCGGCTGCCGCGAACAACGGCTCGATCTACCAGGCCGGTTTCGAACAGAACCTCTACGGCGACCGCAAGGCGTTCCGGGTCGGTGACATCATCACCATCACCCTGAACGAGAAGACCCAGGCCAGCAAGAACGCCAACTCGCAGGTGGCCAAGAACAGCAAGACCGGCATCGGTCTGACGTCGTTGTTCGGTTCCACGCCCAACACCAACAACCCGTTTGGCAGTGGTGATCTGAGCCTGGAGGCCAGCTATCAAGGCGATCGCGCGACCAAGGGCGACAGCAAGGCGGCACAGGGCAACACCCTGACCGGCTCGATCACCGTGACCGTCGCCGATGTATTGCCCAACGGCATCATCGCGGTGCGTGGCGAGAAGTGGATGACCCTCAACACCGGTGACGAACTGGTGCGCATTGCGGGCCTGGTTCGCGCCGATGACATCTCGACCGACAACACCGTGTCGTCGACCCGTGTCGCCGACGCACGCATCACCTACTCGGGTACCGGCTCGTTTGCCGATGCGAGTCAGCCAGGCTGGTTCGACCGTTTCTTCCTCAGCCCGCTGTTCCCTTTCTAG
- the flgG gene encoding flagellar basal-body rod protein FlgG, producing the protein MLPALWVAKTGLSAQDTNLTTISNNLANVSTTGFKRDRAEFQDLLYQIKRQPGAQSTQDSELPSGLQVGTGVRIVGTQKNFTAGSLQTTEQPLDMAIDGRGFFQILQPDGTTAYTRDGTFHLDSNGQIVNASGFALQPAIVIPNDAQTFTVGKDGTVSITVAGNPASQVIGNLQTADFINPAGLQAVGGNLFLETGASGAPEIGTPGLAGFGTTLQNTLETSNVSTVEEMVNMITTQRAYEMNSKVISTADQMLSFVTQNL; encoded by the coding sequence ATGCTTCCGGCTCTATGGGTTGCCAAAACCGGTCTGTCCGCCCAGGACACCAACCTGACCACCATTTCCAACAACCTGGCCAACGTGTCGACCACGGGTTTCAAACGTGACCGCGCCGAGTTCCAGGACCTGCTCTACCAGATCAAGCGTCAGCCAGGCGCCCAGTCGACCCAGGACAGCGAACTGCCGTCGGGTCTGCAAGTGGGTACCGGTGTGCGCATCGTCGGCACCCAGAAAAACTTCACCGCCGGCAGCCTGCAAACCACCGAGCAGCCGCTGGACATGGCCATCGACGGTCGCGGTTTCTTCCAGATCCTGCAACCGGACGGCACCACGGCCTACACCCGTGACGGCACCTTCCACCTGGACTCCAACGGCCAGATCGTCAACGCCAGCGGCTTCGCCCTGCAGCCAGCGATCGTCATTCCGAACGATGCCCAGACCTTCACCGTCGGCAAGGACGGCACCGTGTCCATCACCGTGGCCGGCAACCCGGCTTCCCAGGTGATCGGCAACCTGCAAACCGCCGACTTCATCAACCCGGCCGGCCTGCAGGCCGTGGGTGGCAACCTGTTCCTGGAAACCGGCGCCAGTGGCGCGCCGGAAATCGGCACCCCGGGCCTGGCCGGTTTCGGTACCACGCTGCAGAACACCCTGGAAACGTCCAACGTCAGCACCGTTGAGGAGATGGTCAACATGATCACCACCCAGCGCGCCTACGAGATGAACTCCAAAGTGATCTCCACCGCCGACCAGATGCTCTCGTTCGTTACGCAGAATCTGTAA
- a CDS encoding flagellar basal body rod protein FlgF, with protein sequence MDKYLYVAMTGASQNALAQKAHANNLANISTNGFQKDLEQARSMPVFGDSFPARAFAMSERPATDFTPGSLVETGRDLDVAVQGNGWMAVQNPDGGESYVRTGSLVVDALGVLRAGNGMPVIGNSGPIAVPPQQQIEVGEDGTISIRSMGEDPRVMAEVDRIKLVNPDFKNMTKGLDGSIHTKDGQPAQADANVKLVSGFLESSNVNAVDEMTSVLALSKQFELHVKMMNTAKEDDQAMARVLQIS encoded by the coding sequence GTGGACAAGTACCTTTATGTGGCAATGACCGGCGCCAGCCAGAATGCACTGGCGCAAAAGGCTCATGCCAACAACCTGGCGAACATCTCTACCAACGGTTTCCAGAAAGACCTGGAGCAGGCCCGTTCGATGCCGGTGTTCGGCGACAGCTTTCCGGCGCGTGCGTTTGCCATGTCCGAGCGCCCGGCCACCGACTTCACCCCGGGCTCCCTGGTGGAAACCGGCCGTGACCTCGATGTTGCCGTTCAAGGCAACGGTTGGATGGCGGTGCAGAACCCTGATGGCGGTGAGAGCTATGTGCGCACCGGCAGCCTGGTGGTCGATGCGCTGGGTGTGCTGCGTGCCGGCAATGGCATGCCGGTGATCGGCAATAGCGGCCCGATCGCCGTGCCGCCCCAGCAACAGATCGAAGTCGGCGAAGACGGCACCATCAGCATTCGCTCGATGGGCGAAGATCCTCGTGTGATGGCGGAAGTCGACCGCATCAAGCTGGTCAACCCGGACTTCAAGAACATGACCAAGGGCCTGGACGGTTCGATCCACACCAAGGACGGCCAGCCTGCGCAAGCCGATGCCAACGTCAAGCTGGTGTCGGGATTCCTCGAGTCGAGCAACGTCAACGCCGTGGACGAGATGACCTCGGTGCTGGCCCTGTCCAAGCAGTTCGAACTGCACGTCAAGATGATGAACACCGCCAAAGAAGACGACCAGGCCATGGCTCGGGTCTTGCAGATCAGCTAA
- a CDS encoding sigma-54-dependent transcriptional regulator: MRIKVHCQNRIGILRDILNLLVEYGINVARGEVGGEHGNAIYLHCPNLINIQFQALRPKFEAIAGVFGVKRVGLMPSERRHMELNALLGALEFPVLSIDMGGSIVAANRAAAQLLGVRVDEVPGIPLSRYAEDFDLPELVRANKSRINGMRVKVKGDVFLADIAPLQSEHDDSEAMAGAVLTLHRADRVGERIYNVRKQELRGFDSIFQSSKVMAAVVREARRMAPLDAPLLIEGETGTGKELLARACHLASPRGQSPLMALNCAGLPESMAETELFGYGPGAFEGARAEGKLGLLELTAGGTLFLDGVGEMSPRLQVKLLRFLQDGCFRRVGSDEEVYLDVRVICATQVDLSELCARGEFRQDLYHRLNVLSLHIPPLRECLDGLPPLVEHFLDQASRQIGCPLPKLAPAAMDRLSHYHWPGNVRQLENVLFQAVSLCDGGTVKAEHIRLPDYGVRQPLGDFSLEGSLDEIVGRFEKAVLESLYSEHPSSRQLGKRLGVSHTTIANKLREYEVGKTES; this comes from the coding sequence ATGCGTATCAAAGTCCACTGCCAGAACCGCATCGGCATCCTGCGCGACATCCTCAACCTGCTGGTGGAGTACGGCATCAACGTCGCTCGCGGTGAGGTGGGCGGTGAGCACGGCAATGCCATCTACCTGCACTGTCCGAACCTGATCAACATCCAGTTCCAGGCACTGCGGCCGAAATTCGAAGCGATTGCCGGGGTGTTTGGCGTCAAGCGCGTAGGGCTGATGCCCAGCGAGCGTCGGCACATGGAACTCAACGCCTTGCTGGGCGCCCTGGAGTTTCCGGTGCTGTCGATCGACATGGGCGGGTCCATCGTCGCGGCCAACCGTGCGGCGGCGCAACTGCTCGGGGTGCGTGTCGACGAAGTGCCGGGTATTCCCCTGTCGCGCTATGCCGAAGATTTCGACCTGCCGGAACTGGTGCGCGCCAACAAGTCGCGAATCAACGGGATGCGGGTCAAGGTCAAGGGCGATGTGTTCCTGGCCGATATCGCCCCGCTGCAATCGGAGCATGACGACAGCGAAGCCATGGCCGGCGCGGTACTGACGCTGCATCGCGCCGACCGGGTAGGGGAGCGCATCTATAACGTGCGCAAGCAGGAACTGCGCGGCTTCGACAGCATCTTCCAGAGCTCGAAGGTGATGGCTGCGGTGGTGCGCGAGGCCCGGCGCATGGCGCCGCTGGATGCGCCGCTATTAATAGAAGGCGAAACCGGAACCGGCAAAGAACTGTTGGCGCGGGCCTGTCATCTGGCCAGCCCGCGCGGGCAATCACCGCTGATGGCGCTCAACTGCGCCGGCTTGCCGGAGTCCATGGCCGAAACCGAGCTGTTCGGCTATGGCCCCGGCGCTTTTGAAGGGGCGCGAGCCGAGGGCAAGCTCGGGCTACTGGAACTGACGGCGGGCGGTACGCTGTTTCTTGATGGCGTGGGAGAGATGAGTCCGCGCCTGCAGGTGAAATTGCTGCGCTTCCTGCAGGACGGCTGCTTTCGTCGTGTCGGCAGTGATGAAGAGGTCTACCTCGATGTGCGGGTGATCTGCGCGACCCAGGTCGATCTGTCCGAGTTGTGCGCTCGCGGCGAGTTCCGTCAGGACCTGTATCACCGCTTGAATGTGTTGTCGTTGCACATCCCGCCGCTGCGTGAATGCCTCGACGGTTTGCCGCCGCTGGTGGAGCACTTCCTCGATCAGGCCAGCCGGCAAATCGGTTGCCCGCTGCCCAAGCTGGCCCCGGCGGCCATGGATCGCCTGAGCCATTACCACTGGCCGGGCAACGTGCGGCAACTGGAAAACGTGTTGTTCCAGGCGGTTTCGCTGTGCGATGGCGGGACGGTCAAGGCCGAGCACATTCGTTTGCCGGACTACGGCGTGCGCCAGCCCCTGGGGGATTTTTCCCTGGAAGGTAGCCTGGACGAGATTGTCGGCCGGTTCGAAAAGGCGGTGCTGGAAAGCTTGTATTCCGAGCATCCGAGCAGCCGGCAACTGGGCAAGCGGCTGGGGGTTTCCCATACCACCATTGCCAACAAGTTGCGTGAGTATGAGGTGGGCAAGACCGAGTCTTAG
- the phhA gene encoding phenylalanine 4-monooxygenase encodes MKQTQYVAREPDAHGFIDYTAEEHAVWNTLITRQLKVIEGRACQEYLDGIEKLGLPHDRIPQLGEINKVLGETTGWQVARVPALIPFQTFFELLASKQFPVATFIRTREELDYLQEPDIFHEIFGHCPLLTNPWFAEFTHTYGKLGLKASKEERVYLARLYWMTIEFGLLDTPQGQRIYGGGILSSPKETVYCLSDEPEHQAFDPLECMRTPYRIDILQPLYFVLPDLKRLFDLAHEDIMGMVKQAMQMGLHAPKFPPKPKAA; translated from the coding sequence ATGAAGCAGACGCAATACGTGGCTCGCGAGCCCGATGCGCATGGTTTTATCGACTACACCGCAGAAGAACATGCGGTATGGAACACGCTGATCACTCGCCAGTTGAAAGTGATCGAAGGGCGTGCGTGCCAGGAGTATCTGGACGGTATCGAAAAACTCGGTCTGCCCCACGACCGCATTCCGCAACTGGGCGAGATCAACAAAGTGCTCGGTGAAACCACCGGCTGGCAGGTTGCCCGTGTTCCGGCACTGATCCCTTTCCAGACCTTTTTTGAATTGCTCGCCAGCAAGCAGTTTCCGGTCGCGACCTTTATTCGTACCCGCGAAGAGCTGGATTATCTGCAAGAGCCGGACATTTTCCATGAGATCTTCGGCCACTGCCCGCTGCTGACCAACCCCTGGTTCGCCGAATTCACCCACACCTACGGCAAACTCGGCCTCAAGGCTTCCAAGGAAGAACGCGTGTACCTGGCGCGCCTGTACTGGATGACCATCGAGTTCGGCCTGCTCGACACGCCACAAGGCCAGCGCATCTACGGTGGCGGCATCCTGTCTTCGCCGAAGGAAACCGTGTACTGCCTGTCGGACGAACCCGAGCATCAGGCGTTCGATCCACTGGAATGCATGCGCACCCCTTACCGCATCGACATCCTGCAGCCGCTGTATTTCGTCCTGCCGGATCTCAAGCGCCTGTTCGACCTGGCCCACGAAGACATCATGGGCATGGTCAAGCAAGCCATGCAGATGGGCTTGCACGCGCCTAAATTTCCGCCAAAACCCAAAGCCGCCTGA
- a CDS encoding 4a-hydroxytetrahydrobiopterin dehydratase, translating into MSTLNQAHCEACRADAPQVSDEELPVLIKQIPDWNIEVRDSIMQLEKVFLFKNFKHALAFTNAVGEISEAEGHHPGLLTEWGKVTVTWWSHSIKGLHRNDFIMAARTDDVAKTAEGRK; encoded by the coding sequence ATGTCCACATTGAACCAAGCCCATTGCGAAGCCTGCCGTGCCGATGCTCCACAGGTCAGCGACGAAGAACTGCCGGTGCTGATCAAGCAGATCCCGGACTGGAACATCGAAGTACGCGACAGCATCATGCAGCTGGAAAAAGTCTTCCTGTTCAAGAATTTCAAGCACGCCTTGGCGTTCACCAACGCCGTCGGCGAGATCTCCGAGGCCGAAGGTCATCACCCAGGCCTTTTGACCGAGTGGGGCAAAGTCACCGTGACCTGGTGGAGCCACTCGATCAAGGGCCTGCACCGCAACGACTTCATCATGGCCGCACGCACTGATGACGTGGCCAAGACCGCAGAAGGACGCAAGTAA
- a CDS encoding amino acid aminotransferase: MHFDAIGRVPGDPILGLMEAYAQDPNPRKFDLGVGVYKDAQGLTPIPQSVKLAEARLVDRQTTKIYIGGHGDPAFGKVINELVLGADSPLIRDNRAGATQTPGGTGALRLSADFIAQCLPGRGVWLSNPTWPIHETIFAAAGVKVSHYPYVGNDNRLDVEAMLAALDQAPKGDVVLLHACCHNPTGFDLSHDDWKRVLEVVRRRELLPLIDFAYQGFGDGLEQDAWSTRLFAAQLPEVLVTSSCSKNFGLYRDRTGALIVCAKTADKLVDIRSQLANIARNLWSTPPDHGAAVVATILGDPELKNLWTDEVESMRLRIAQLRGGLVEALEPHGLRERFAHIGVQRGMFSYTGLTPEQVKQLREHHSVYMVGTGRANVAGIDATRLDLLAEAIAKVCQ, encoded by the coding sequence ATGCACTTCGACGCCATTGGCCGGGTGCCCGGCGATCCGATCCTCGGCCTGATGGAGGCCTATGCGCAGGATCCGAACCCGCGCAAGTTCGACCTTGGCGTCGGTGTCTACAAGGATGCCCAGGGCCTGACGCCGATTCCTCAATCGGTGAAGCTGGCCGAGGCGCGACTGGTTGACCGCCAGACCACCAAGATCTACATCGGCGGGCATGGCGATCCGGCCTTCGGCAAGGTCATCAATGAGCTGGTGCTGGGCGCCGACTCGCCGCTGATCCGCGACAACCGCGCCGGCGCCACCCAGACGCCGGGTGGCACCGGTGCGTTGCGCCTGAGCGCGGACTTCATCGCCCAATGCCTGCCGGGCCGTGGCGTGTGGTTGAGCAATCCGACCTGGCCGATCCACGAAACCATTTTTGCGGCAGCCGGGGTCAAGGTCAGCCACTACCCCTACGTGGGCAACGATAACCGTCTGGATGTCGAGGCGATGCTCGCGGCACTCGACCAGGCGCCCAAGGGCGATGTGGTCCTGCTGCACGCCTGCTGCCACAACCCGACCGGTTTCGACCTGTCCCATGACGACTGGAAGCGGGTGTTGGAGGTGGTGCGTCGCCGCGAACTGCTGCCGCTGATCGACTTTGCCTACCAGGGCTTTGGCGATGGACTGGAGCAGGACGCGTGGTCGACCCGGTTGTTCGCCGCCCAGTTGCCGGAAGTGCTGGTCACCAGCTCCTGCTCGAAGAACTTCGGCCTGTACCGCGATCGCACCGGCGCGCTGATTGTCTGCGCCAAAACCGCCGACAAACTGGTGGATATTCGCAGCCAGCTGGCCAACATCGCCCGCAACCTGTGGTCGACGCCGCCGGATCATGGCGCCGCTGTGGTGGCGACCATCCTTGGCGATCCGGAGCTGAAAAACCTCTGGACCGATGAAGTGGAAAGCATGCGCCTGCGCATCGCCCAACTGCGCGGCGGTCTGGTGGAAGCGCTGGAACCCCATGGTTTGCGCGAACGCTTTGCGCATATTGGCGTGCAACGCGGGATGTTTTCCTACACCGGTTTGACGCCGGAGCAGGTCAAGCAACTGCGTGAGCATCACAGTGTGTACATGGTCGGTACGGGGCGGGCGAACGTGGCGGGGATTGATGCCACGCGTCTGGATCTGCTGGCCGAGGCGATTGCCAAGGTCTGCCAGTAA